TTGCTTTGCGGCATCGGTTTTTTGGATATTTGTTTACTCGAGTGCGTCCAGCAAGCGTAATTTTTGCCGGGAATTAGCATTGCAGATTGCGAGCACTCGCGCTCCAAGGCGGCACAGTTGCAGCGACAACCTCATGGATAAATTAGCCTCTGTTTTGCCATCCATGTGGGGCAATAAAAAACAGCTCCACCTCACGCGCAGTCAAGAAAAGAAATTCGTTTACATAAAGCGTGCAGCTTCGGATCGAATCTCATATTTCGCCAACTGCTGGCGGATGAAGAACCCGGCAACATGTTGACTTGACAGTCTGAAGTTTCCGGGCAATTGACACCCTTTTGCAATCCAAGGCACAACCCCAGCTCAATCTGGGTTTCAGCTTTATAAGGGTAATTCCAATAAATCGAGGGCGCCACCCTTAGCGCGGGAGAATATTACTTTTTTGCATAGCACACAAAACTTGATTATATTTTCTCTTCCGTTTGAGTGATGGCAGCGGCACTTGCCAGGGGTTGAGCGCCGTGCGCCAAAATCAAACTCCAATCAATAAATCGATGGGCGAAAGTCATCAGCATAAATTGTGATGCCCAGACAATTAACAATCGACCTGCAATCATCATTAACAATGGCCCATAATCCACTCAGCGCCGGGCAAATTGCCTcgttttaaattgtaaatatacattttgatGGCATTAAAGGTTATTAAGCCTGCAAATTTATTGTTGTGGCCTGTAGCGAACCCTTTGGACCTCGCCTTCGCCGCGTCCCAGCTTGTGCCTTCGATAATTGTGTgtgcttaattaaattttcatgcAGGTGCTATAAATGATTTTCACCCTTGACGTCTAATtagatttacatttttacgACCTGCTGCATTGCTCCACCGCGAATCCCCTTAATTGTCCTGCCTAAAATCGTAAATAGCCGCACTGTGCATTTGCAAAAGACAGGCAAGTAGCAGCACACTCGATTCTTCAACGCGTTGTCAATACAGAAACTAGTAACTCGATTAACGTGGACCCTCCCAGGAGTGCACCTGGCCCGGAGTGGGAAGTCTCTTTGCGCCGGAGTCCTGCCACTGATGGCAGTCCTCTGAGTCGGAATCCTTGGGAGGCGCGGCAGGAGCTCCACCCATTGGGGCATCTCTCGACTTGGCCTGGGCGGCCCTGGCAGCTTCTTCGGCCTTCAGCTTGGCAGCTAGCATCTGCTTATGCTCCAGGACCAAGTCGACGGACGGCTTGACCAATCGCCGGGGGTCCCTGGTGTAGTAGTAGTTGGAGAACAGGCTCTGCGAAGGACCCTTGGGAATGTCCGGGGGCGGCTGGGTGCGCGGGGAGACAGTGTCCGCGAAGCGCAGGGCCGTCTTGTGGGTGCGGCCCAGGAAGAAGTCGCGCACCCGGCTTAGGAAGCCGGCCACGTCGCGGTGCTTGGGCTTTGGGGGCATCTCCAATTCGTGTGGGGCTGGTCGAGTTGCTCGGAGTTTAGACACAAGGCCTGGCTGACTACAGATCACTGGGCAGAAGAGTGCTTAGGCACAGCAAGCCCTTACGCCGTTTCCACACGACTTGACTCAACATTTGCCGCGTCAAAAGCCAAGTGGTGCCACCCCTCGGCGGATGACTCAATTCAATAAGCGTCAATCTTTCGGTGCGCTCATCTGTCAATCAGTTCGGCATCGAAATCTGCCAACGATGAATTTCAATTATGGCCACAGAAAAGACACAAAGCGGGGGAGATCGGGCCACTGGGCCAAAAACAAGGCATTCGCAGTGTAATCGAAGACAGTGCAAAAAGTCGACAttggaattaataaaaacacttCAATTTCCGATGCCAATCAATGCGGAGATCCCTGGTCCACCTCCCCCATGCGACGCCAGCGTGACAGGAGCACGCGTCGGGCTTTACTGTACTTAGAGCGGTACAGCACGTCCGGCTGTCAGCCTGTCAGCCGAGCATCCCACGGCCGGATTTCAGCCCTGCGAACACGAGCTGGAGATGTTAATCACGGATACTGATCCTTGAAACTCCGCTCACATTGCATCAGATAAGCAGCTTGTCGAGATTTACGAAATCGAGCTGATTATGTCCTTGCGAGACGCAGACTCCTTGGACGCGTGTCAAAGGGTGGCCCAGTAATTTTCGAACGCTGCTGATGTGTTTACCTTTTGGCTTTTCCAGGGAATTCCTCAAAGCTTCTGGGCGAGGGGTAGTTATGGCTCGGGCTCCGAGCGCCGAAAGGAGCGTTATCGGCTATGGGAAATGCATAAATCAGATTGACTCCTCGCCCAATTTGATTACAATTTACGGCACGAGCGGAAATCGCTCGCGATAAGCCCGGCGAGCTAAATATCAGGTTAACATTTGTCTGGGAAGGGAAAGGACGGAGAAATTGATTCAATGTGTGAGAAAAAACAGGGTTCGGAGAGGCACTGTGTATTTCAGCTTTCATTGGACTGAATTGTGGACACGGAATGAAAAAATGCCTTATAAATgagtttattaataataacaatataaaaGAACAACTCGGGTCCttggaaaatttttaagaGCCATGaactattatatttttaagtgattTACCAAGTTTAAGAACCAAAATGGGACGTTAACTTCAAGTGGGAGAATAAAAGGATGCGGATTGGAAAATTTTTGCATTTCTGCACTAGAAAAATGCCTTGTAAATGATTATGAAGTATAGAATGGCaaacagaaaattaaatataaaagagCAACTTGGACCGCTCGAATCCAAAATTAGACTTCAATATCttagtaaaattaaataaaaagaaaagtcGACATACATTAATCGAATGTTTTTTTCAACCTAAGCAACTTTTTTTAGGGGTGGTTTCGCTGCAGAAGAGATTTACCTATTTTTCTTGGCtgtgattattttttaaataaaaaactcgCTAAACGGAACCTTTTGAGCGACATTCGATTCGCAGCTGACTTTCTGGGGTAGTTCATCTGGGGATGGTACATGGGGTCGCTGTGTGTTCGCCCTTTGATTGAACTAATTGACACATGTGAGGAGAAACTTACCAAAATATCGGTTTGGGATTTCGTAATTCGAGCCAGGGTGAGGCGAGAGGTGGCGCGCTCCTTGAACTTTCCCGCTCTCCGAAGGCCCTTACCGCTGGTTCTCCGTCTGCTCCTTGTAATACGATATGTCAACAGCATCCAGAAGTCGcagaaaactttaaaagaaGCCGAGAAGCGATGCGGTGCGGCGAAAGCAAAAGTGAAAGTAGCGAAGGTCAACATCATCAAAATGTCTGTCTGGGCCCAGGACAAACATCTGAAGGAGCAGACTACCGTCCGGCAGCGCACACATGCTCCAAGGAGCCGCCCGCGTCCTGTGCTCCACTCCTGGTCCTGTCCTGGTCGTAGTGAAAATGATAATGTTAAAGTTTTACAACTTAAGTCGTCAAAGTCAAACACACTCTAGGGAAATTACAAACACATTCGAGACAAGAATGTGAAGCACGAAAGTCGTTGTCCGCCGGGCGAGGGCAGGATCTGCAGAAGGCGGAGGGGGCTGGGAAGGTCAAGATGCGAGGGTGGGCCCCAAACTTTGCGGGTGGTGTGATGATACACGCACACTGCACATCCTCCCAACTTTACCTGCTCAAATCTTAAGCTGACTATCCCTTGTTGTTCGGCATTCCGGCTTTTACAGTGCTTCGGGGGGGAATTAGTGACAGGTCCTGTCCCTGCCCCACTCCTGGCCCACTTCCGCCATTAGCATAAATAAGCGTTTCTAAGTACGCGTCATAAAGGTGTAAATGCTCTGGTATTATTAGCCAAAGGCGAGCCCGGGGACCCAAAGACAACAGAAGCTGAGGGGAGTCCGGTGAAACCGCTGGAAGCTCTTCAGTGACTTTTGCTAGCGCTAAAATTTTATCGCCGCCAACTCACATAAAATTTGCTCTCCAagtatttcataaaattttgtGGCGCATCAAAATTGTGGGGCCTGCAGCGGACTCCAACTTTCCCTGGGCGTTGTCTCTATCCCGGGGACGTTGAAATGATGGgtggaaatgaaattttattaaatgacCGTCAAGTCCTTGGCTACTTAACTTAGCTGTGAAATTAGCCGGGCACTGGTAGGGCATTCGACGGACCTTCCCGGCCATGGCTGACTCTGCAAATGGGTCAACTTGAAGAAATGGCTGGGGGTAGCACCGAGTCCCAGGCGTGAGGTGTAGCAATGCTGTGGAAGCGATGATGCAGTTCGTATTTCAGCCCCAGGGCTAACCAAACCTTTACCCAGTTATCTTGGCAAAAGTTTGTGCTGCTCCGAGAGtgctttaaattgttttcggCAGGAAAGTTTTCACCTCAGGCCAACTCGAATTCCTGCCAGGACCCTTGGAGTGCAAGAAACCTATCGAGGACTCGAAGACTGCCTCCTGCCGCTCATTAAAATGTCCCAAACGTTCTGTTTATGCACCGAGAACTGTGTGCCCCCATTGGTCCCCCCCCCACAAGAAACCCTCCCAACTCCCGGCAAGGAGCACTGGCTTTATTCGTTTCATGCCCACGTTTATTGTTTTACCAGTCATTTTCAGCATCTTATCAATTTGACTCACAGGCACAGGCGCAGGCCCTGGCAATAAAAGAGTAACCATTGTTTCCGCCGCCAACCTCTTCCGCTTTTCCCTGTCATTGATAATGAAGACAGCAACAACATTGTCTTTCCTTTGCCAGGACCAGAACGTGACTCCCTTATCAATGCGACTTATTGCCATGGCGCAGACTGCTCCTCTGGGgcgcctgccacgcccccagccGTTCAGATATCGCTgaagcaattaaaatttgtagCTATTGGTGGAAAGCAGCGTTTGGAATTCGGAATTGGGAATTCGATAGCGGCCGCTCGTCGTTCGCAAATCATTTCGCAGTTGCTCAAGACTGCCTCCTTGGCGATTCCCCGGGGGTTCCCCATCGCTCATTTTTCATACTGACAGCCCAATGGGCGTTAATTGCGGGGGTTTGGTTAAGGTTACGGCGCAGATAAGCGCGCGTGATTTTTCTACGAATTCAGTGCCCAGAGGGCACCCATTTCCCTCCCCCTTCCCCAACACAGGGGGATGAAACCACGCCTCGTTGTGTGGCGCAACTCACATTTCTGCCCCACTCGGCGATTTAAAGGAGGCCTCGGCCTCTTCAGCCTTGCATTTGGTGGCGGAGGCGATAAGACGAAGACGCCAGGGGTTCGGAGGTTGGAAGCGGGCTTGAAGTACCATTTTTGAATTGGCAAAGCGTGCAGCAAATGGCTTAATTACGTCTGAAGAGATGAGCTTGACTCTTACTGAAGTCGGTGGGTAAAATATTGTTGTATGTTTTCAGTGGTCATTGGTAGAGCCACGAGATTGGAAGAATGTTTCTCCCTGGCATCTGttcagctcctgctgctgAGCTTGCACCCGGAGGAGGTATTTACCGTATCAATATCCCTGTGGCCGCCTTCTGTAGGTGCTAACAAATGATTCCCTGGGGCACCTCTGCGCCGCATTCCTCAGCCCGGATCTCCCCCCCATGTCCATTTAAATGCGCATATTTCACAGCTAACATGCCTTGACAACATGCCCTGCCGGCTTTCTTCTTGGGCCTGCTCTAAATATGTAAACAAATAGTTTTGGCAATTGCCAAGGAGCATGTCAGACGCAACCCTAGCCCAGACCCTTCAGCAACCCGACCCCGCCCGTAACCCCGGTCCCGCAGGTCGGCCAGTCAGGCTGCATGTTGTGGCATGCGGTTGTGCAACGGCAACAACTTTTGCAACATGCAACCAGACGACTGGTGCCCTTCCACTGCCGCCCTGCGAGGATGGCAAAATAAACGAGGCCTTAAATCGAACTTTGTACACGGGTCGTGCTGGGTCAGAGGCCAGATCGTCTCGTTTGAGGTTAACATAATTTAAGGCAGCAGGGCTGGATCCCCGTGCAAGGTGGTGGAAGGGGGCCACCCCACTGAATGCCCATTTAACATGCTGCCAACGTGCGTGGGCccgtgtgtgagtgtggcaATTTtgcaaattataaattttccaCCTGCGCAATGTGCTGGGTGCCAGGACGGGCCCTCGATTCCCGTATGTCCCTCCCCGGAATGTTGGAAAAGTTCTGGGCGCACCGAAGTGCTTCCTGCTCAAAGAATCAATGCGAAAACTGATCGTTATTTCCGGCTTCTCTATTGCTTTGGTGCTGTTCGGGATGTGAAGGCGACACCAAACCCAATCTATACCCGCTACTTACAGTGCTTACTCGTAATAGCGGATGAATATAATAGGTTCAATATAGTTGTTTCCTGATTctgttttattaataaatatagaCAAATACTCAAACGGTCGCAATGAACTTTCTTAATATATTCCAATAAGTTGTTGTGTTTATGAGAATCATTTATTAAGTTTACTTTTATACCCGTTTCTCTTAtagtaaatgtatatatataaaaggtaaaaaaagtaaatatatatttttgatcaggaatgggcttcctgcgcagcgcaagatTCTTTTAGCAGGTTGCCGCTCCGACTCTAGCGCCCACAATTCGCACAAAATTCCTCATAAAAGTTGaatcagaacttttgtacACATctttaagaggtgtttttgtttgatacaCGTTACTCCAGAAAAGTAAAGAACTATTCAATCATGTAACATGTAAAAGAAAGCTTTTCCGACTCTATAAAATGTATactcttgatcagcatcatatatatttttgtttttactacTTGCTCTTTCCCATTACTTTACTGACCAATTCTTTTTAAGGGTTTGTTTTATTCTTTTAAagaaagtaaaagtaaatagGAAATGTGTTTGAGTAAGGTATGTGAATGGTCCCACAATAGTCAAAACAGTTTTGAAAACACGTTTTGATTCCTCTATAGTTgtcaaaagtatgcaacaaagaAATAACTTCTTAGTTTAAATATATGTTGTTTCACTCTTGAACGCTCAAAATGGCATTTAAAAGTGATTTCACTACCCTAGTGTGACCATCCTGCACAGAGCAAGAGTGGGAG
This window of the Drosophila biarmipes strain raj3 chromosome 3L, RU_DBia_V1.1, whole genome shotgun sequence genome carries:
- the LOC108030751 gene encoding NADH dehydrogenase [ubiquinone] 1 alpha subcomplex subunit 7; amino-acid sequence: MPPKPKHRDVAGFLSRVRDFFLGRTHKTALRFADTVSPRTQPPPDIPKGPSQSLFSNYYYTRDPRRLVKPSVDLVLEHKQMLAAKLKAEEAARAAQAKSRDAPMGGAPAAPPKDSDSEDCHQWQDSGAKRLPTPGQVHSWEGPR